One genomic window of Magnolia sinica isolate HGM2019 chromosome 3, MsV1, whole genome shotgun sequence includes the following:
- the LOC131240037 gene encoding chloride channel protein CLC-f-like isoform X2, translating to MDECCTKITTSSSSNHSMVSLQALGGLGAGIIALRYPGILYWGFTNVDEILRMGKSASAPGIWLLTQLVGAKVVVTALCRGSGLVGALYAPSLMIGAALGAVFGGSAAEIINSAIPGNVAVAQPQAYALVGIAATLASLCSVPLTSVLLLFELTKDYRILLALMARLQVPETVVQQIFLLNSLDVELYKHAQEDIFAQQQKHLAEKLDKVEDRFFNDLPTTLHKSKCRNAHFWR from the exons ATGGATGAATGTTGCACAAAGATTACCACATCGAGCAGTTCTAATCATTCAATGGTCAGCTTGCAAGCTTTAGGTGGTCTAGGAGCTGGTATAATAGCTCTGAGGTACCCAGGGATACTGTACTGGGGCTTTACAAATGTGGATGAAATCCTACGCATGGGGAAGAGTGCTTCAGCACCTGGAATTTGGCTGTTGACTCAATTGGTGGGGGCCAAAGTTGTGGTGACTGCTCTTTGCAGGGGATCTGGGCTTGTGGGTGCTCTTTATGCCCCAAGCTTGATGATCGGTGCTGCTCTTGGTGCCGTGTTTGGGGGTTCGGCTGCAGAAATCATCAATTCAGCCATCCCAGGAAATGTTGCTGTTGCCCAGCCACAGGCCTATGCTCTG GTCGGGATAGCTGCTACTCTAGCTTCACTTTGTTCAGTTCCCTTGACATCCGTGCTACTTCTGTTTGAGCTGACAAAGGATTACAGAATTTTGCTTGCACTCATG GCACGCCTTCAGGTTCCTGAAACAGTTGTCCAGCAGATATTTTTGTTAAACAGCCTTGACGTGGAGCTTTATAAGCATGCGCAGGAGGACATCTTTGCACAGCAGCAGAAACATCTTGCCGAGAAGTTGGATAAAGTG GAGGACAGGTTTTTCAATGATCTGCCTACCACATTGCATAAGAGTAAATGCAGGAATGCCCATTTTTGGAG GTAA
- the LOC131240037 gene encoding chloride channel protein CLC-f-like isoform X3 encodes MDECCTKITTSSSSNHSMVSLQALGGLGAGIIALRYPGILYWGFTNVDEILRMGKSASAPGIWLLTQLVGAKVVVTALCRGSGLVGALYAPSLMIGAALGAVFGGSAAEIINSAIPGNVAVAQPQAYALVGIAATLASLCSVPLTSVLLLFELTKDYRILLALMARLQVPETVVQQIFLLNSLDVELYKHAQEDIFAQQQKHLAEKLDKVVSPDS; translated from the exons ATGGATGAATGTTGCACAAAGATTACCACATCGAGCAGTTCTAATCATTCAATGGTCAGCTTGCAAGCTTTAGGTGGTCTAGGAGCTGGTATAATAGCTCTGAGGTACCCAGGGATACTGTACTGGGGCTTTACAAATGTGGATGAAATCCTACGCATGGGGAAGAGTGCTTCAGCACCTGGAATTTGGCTGTTGACTCAATTGGTGGGGGCCAAAGTTGTGGTGACTGCTCTTTGCAGGGGATCTGGGCTTGTGGGTGCTCTTTATGCCCCAAGCTTGATGATCGGTGCTGCTCTTGGTGCCGTGTTTGGGGGTTCGGCTGCAGAAATCATCAATTCAGCCATCCCAGGAAATGTTGCTGTTGCCCAGCCACAGGCCTATGCTCTG GTCGGGATAGCTGCTACTCTAGCTTCACTTTGTTCAGTTCCCTTGACATCCGTGCTACTTCTGTTTGAGCTGACAAAGGATTACAGAATTTTGCTTGCACTCATG GCACGCCTTCAGGTTCCTGAAACAGTTGTCCAGCAGATATTTTTGTTAAACAGCCTTGACGTGGAGCTTTATAAGCATGCGCAGGAGGACATCTTTGCACAGCAGCAGAAACATCTTGCCGAGAAGTTGGATAAAGTGGTAAGTCCGGATTCCTAA
- the LOC131240037 gene encoding chloride channel protein CLC-f-like isoform X1, with product MDECCTKITTSSSSNHSMVSLQALGGLGAGIIALRYPGILYWGFTNVDEILRMGKSASAPGIWLLTQLVGAKVVVTALCRGSGLVGALYAPSLMIGAALGAVFGGSAAEIINSAIPGNVAVAQPQAYALVGIAATLASLCSVPLTSVLLLFELTKDYRILLALMARLQVPETVVQQIFLLNSLDVELYKHAQEDIFAQQQKHLAEKLDKVEDRFFNDLPTTLHKSKCRNAHFWRFVSLSHI from the exons ATGGATGAATGTTGCACAAAGATTACCACATCGAGCAGTTCTAATCATTCAATGGTCAGCTTGCAAGCTTTAGGTGGTCTAGGAGCTGGTATAATAGCTCTGAGGTACCCAGGGATACTGTACTGGGGCTTTACAAATGTGGATGAAATCCTACGCATGGGGAAGAGTGCTTCAGCACCTGGAATTTGGCTGTTGACTCAATTGGTGGGGGCCAAAGTTGTGGTGACTGCTCTTTGCAGGGGATCTGGGCTTGTGGGTGCTCTTTATGCCCCAAGCTTGATGATCGGTGCTGCTCTTGGTGCCGTGTTTGGGGGTTCGGCTGCAGAAATCATCAATTCAGCCATCCCAGGAAATGTTGCTGTTGCCCAGCCACAGGCCTATGCTCTG GTCGGGATAGCTGCTACTCTAGCTTCACTTTGTTCAGTTCCCTTGACATCCGTGCTACTTCTGTTTGAGCTGACAAAGGATTACAGAATTTTGCTTGCACTCATG GCACGCCTTCAGGTTCCTGAAACAGTTGTCCAGCAGATATTTTTGTTAAACAGCCTTGACGTGGAGCTTTATAAGCATGCGCAGGAGGACATCTTTGCACAGCAGCAGAAACATCTTGCCGAGAAGTTGGATAAAGTG GAGGACAGGTTTTTCAATGATCTGCCTACCACATTGCATAAGAGTAAATGCAGGAATGCCCATTTTTGGAGGTTTGTGTCCTTATCTCACATATGA